A DNA window from Phragmites australis chromosome 11, lpPhrAust1.1, whole genome shotgun sequence contains the following coding sequences:
- the LOC133885380 gene encoding non-classical arabinogalactan protein 31-like: MSSLKIHVMVAVVAVIVLGAFLPSHASTTVDEPAKYNPTAPAPSPSHSSPPPVQPVIVVQGVIYCKSCKLRGYNSNMDASPLPNATASLVCYGDEESNYRVLNQTSTTTDKNGYFLVMVYDVDMFDRHSCRLYLRSSPTPLCAAPFIPSNPKLGLTLLREQVATPLPNGARGAYHPKSALMYAPGRGGKCPPY, encoded by the exons ATGTCATCTTTGAAGATCCATGTCATGGTAGCAGTCGTCGCGGTGATCGTCCTCGGCGCCTTCCTCCCTTCTCATGCGTCGACGACGGTCGACGAACCAGCTAAATATAACCCCACGGCTCCGGCTCCCTCGCCTTCACACTCCTCACCGCCCCCGGTCCAACCTGTGATCGTCGTCCAAGGCGTCATCTACTGCAAGTCCTGCAAGCTCCGGGGCTACAACAGCAACATGGACGCGTCCCCTCTCCCCA ACGCGACGGCGAGCCTGGTGTGCTACGGCGACGAGGAGAGCAATTACAGGGTGCTGAATCAGACGAGCACGACCACCGACAAGAACGGCTACTTCCTAGTGATGGTGTACGACGTGGACATGTTCGACAGGCACAGCTGCCGGCTGTACCTCCGGTCGTCGCCAACGCCGCTCTGCGCCGCGCCCTTCATCCCGTCGAACCCGAAGCTCGGGCTCACCCTCTTGAGGGAGCAGGTGGCGACGCCGCTGCCCAATGGCGCGCGAGGCGCCTACCACCCCAAGAGCGCGCTCATGTATGCACCGGGCCGCGGCGGCAAGTGCCCCCCGTACTAA